One stretch of Methyloversatilis sp. RAC08 DNA includes these proteins:
- the murB gene encoding UDP-N-acetylmuramate dehydrogenase, translating into MIQPVQTDADLRHLNTLHLPAHAARLQPVDDASDLPTLTQAARDAGGPVLVLGGGSNIVFGRNVDGTVLHMRTLGIDLLAQSGNDVLVSVAAGENWHDWVARALAHGWHGLENLALIPGTVGAAPVQNIGAYGVELIDRLDHVDAWDMTDRRWLRLSADECRAGYRDSVFKHELAQRAIITRVAFRLTTEARVRCDYADLQRELSSRGVTQVTPQHVFDAVCAVRRAKLPDPAVLGNAGSFFRNPVLPAADAARLLAAHPDAAHYPAAHGAVKVAAAWLIDQCGWKGARRGDAGVHDRQALVLVNHGEASAADLLGLAADIQASVQARFGVTLEPEPLILR; encoded by the coding sequence ATGATTCAACCTGTCCAGACCGACGCCGACCTGCGTCACCTCAATACCCTGCACTTGCCGGCACACGCCGCACGGCTGCAGCCGGTCGACGACGCGTCCGACCTGCCGACGCTGACGCAAGCCGCCCGCGACGCCGGCGGCCCGGTGCTGGTGCTCGGCGGCGGCAGCAATATCGTGTTCGGCCGGAATGTCGACGGCACGGTGCTGCACATGCGCACGCTCGGCATCGACCTGCTGGCGCAGTCCGGCAACGACGTGCTCGTATCGGTCGCGGCGGGCGAAAACTGGCACGACTGGGTCGCGCGCGCGCTGGCGCACGGCTGGCACGGACTGGAAAATCTCGCACTGATACCGGGCACCGTCGGTGCCGCACCCGTCCAGAACATCGGCGCCTACGGTGTCGAACTGATCGATCGCCTCGACCACGTAGACGCCTGGGACATGACCGACCGCCGCTGGCTTCGCCTGAGTGCCGACGAGTGCCGCGCCGGTTATCGCGACAGCGTGTTCAAGCACGAACTGGCGCAGCGCGCCATCATCACCCGCGTGGCCTTTCGCCTGACGACCGAAGCGCGTGTGCGCTGCGACTACGCCGACCTGCAACGCGAACTTTCCTCGCGCGGCGTCACGCAGGTGACGCCGCAGCACGTGTTCGACGCGGTGTGCGCAGTGCGCCGCGCCAAGCTGCCCGACCCTGCGGTGCTCGGCAACGCCGGGAGCTTCTTCCGCAACCCGGTGCTGCCTGCCGCCGATGCGGCCCGCCTGCTCGCCGCCCACCCGGATGCAGCGCACTACCCGGCAGCGCACGGCGCCGTGAAAGTCGCCGCGGCCTGGCTGATCGACCAGTGCGGCTGGAAGGGCGCGCGGCGCGGCGACGCCGGCGTGCATGACAGGCAGGCACTGGTGCTGGTCAACCATGGCGAGGCCTCCGCCGCCGACCTGCTCGGCCTTGCCGCCGACATCCAGGCCAGTGTGCAGGCGCGCTTCGGCGTGACGCTAGAACCCGAGCCACTGATCCTGCGCTGA
- a CDS encoding O-antigen ligase family protein, which produces MNVTGFRDRIPVINSWLLAGVFFSIPLTVAPAYWLSALILILWLLEGRYAAKLRALAAEPLVWVCAAYYAVFALSLLWSEDLEWGGGMLSRQNFFLLFALYFSVARREHFDRYVSAFLISIALCQVLAYYNWVQINFWLELPEGIRVDKNPDDTAPFVDRIMYAPVLALAGYLAGYRLLFEARSRRQRLLYALLLATTSINLVFSGGRAGLVGFLVLVALLIVQRFAKRPLVAAMLAASIVSGVLTAGYFGNSYFQGRFDDAVDQVMHYEDRPNSSVGLRIVFAINATRIFLQNPVLGVGLGDYPTEYDKTNALHTPEWKTAWNPHNHYLYVLTATGVLGGSILLVLLLLPLLRHNPPDGRQFIRTAPPVLIMTISLFESYLMRSNISLMYAVFLAALWCGIREPEA; this is translated from the coding sequence ATGAACGTCACCGGTTTTCGCGATCGCATTCCGGTGATCAACTCATGGCTGCTGGCCGGGGTGTTCTTCTCAATTCCGCTGACCGTCGCGCCGGCGTACTGGCTCAGCGCGCTGATACTGATCCTCTGGTTGCTGGAAGGTCGATACGCTGCCAAGTTGCGTGCGCTGGCGGCGGAACCCCTGGTGTGGGTCTGCGCCGCCTACTACGCGGTGTTCGCATTGTCTCTGCTGTGGTCGGAGGACCTCGAATGGGGGGGCGGCATGTTGTCGCGGCAGAACTTCTTCCTTTTGTTCGCCCTGTACTTCAGTGTGGCAAGGCGAGAGCATTTCGACCGCTATGTCAGTGCCTTCCTGATTTCGATCGCCTTATGCCAGGTCCTCGCCTATTACAACTGGGTACAGATCAATTTCTGGCTTGAACTGCCGGAAGGAATACGAGTAGACAAGAATCCGGACGACACTGCGCCCTTCGTCGATCGCATCATGTACGCGCCGGTGCTTGCGTTGGCGGGCTATCTGGCGGGCTACCGGCTGCTGTTTGAAGCACGCTCGCGGCGCCAGCGCCTGCTCTATGCCCTGTTGCTTGCCACGACCTCGATCAACCTCGTGTTTTCGGGCGGGCGTGCGGGTCTGGTCGGATTCCTCGTGCTGGTCGCGCTCCTGATCGTCCAGCGCTTTGCGAAGCGACCACTTGTCGCAGCCATGCTTGCCGCCTCCATCGTGAGCGGCGTGCTGACTGCGGGCTATTTCGGAAACAGCTATTTCCAGGGCCGTTTCGACGACGCGGTCGATCAAGTCATGCATTACGAAGATCGCCCGAATTCATCGGTCGGGTTGCGGATCGTCTTCGCCATCAACGCGACGCGGATTTTTCTTCAGAACCCCGTTCTTGGCGTGGGTCTCGGCGACTATCCGACGGAGTACGACAAGACGAATGCGCTTCATACCCCGGAGTGGAAGACAGCGTGGAACCCACATAACCACTACCTGTATGTGCTGACGGCGACCGGTGTGCTCGGCGGTTCGATCCTCCTCGTGCTGCTGCTGCTGCCACTGCTGCGTCACAACCCGCCGGACGGCCGGCAGTTCATCAGAACGGCTCCACCGGTACTCATCATGACGATCAGTCTGTTCGAGTCCTATCTGATGCGCTCCAACATCAGCCTGATGTATGCCGTATTCCTTGCCGCCCTGTGGTGCGGCATCAGGGAGCCCGAAGCTTGA
- a CDS encoding glycosyltransferase family 9 protein, which yields MKRILIVRTSAIGDVVFASPLAAALRRSHPDAWIAWLVEPGIDALISHDPAIDARILWPKAEWVQLWRSGRRIELWRRVRALRAELRGHHFDTVLDLQGLLKSGVLAWLSGAPTRIGLGSREGSQWLMTRVVPRGGDVARISSEYLHLAQQLELDTGDFMPALHVAPEADARAQALLTEYGLVPGRYAVFAAFTTRPQKHWFEDAWQTLAAKLVAQTGLTPVLLGGPADAHAAASIAAGAPGLINLVGRTKLPEAAALVRSAGLLVGVDTGLTHMGIAFSVPTVAIFGSTCPYTNTGRANALVIWLGMSCSPCRRNPTCGGAWTCLRDITPERVLEDVARVRSA from the coding sequence TTGAAACGCATCCTCATCGTGCGTACTTCGGCCATCGGCGACGTGGTGTTCGCATCGCCACTGGCCGCCGCTCTGCGGCGCAGCCACCCGGATGCCTGGATCGCCTGGCTGGTGGAACCCGGCATCGATGCGCTGATCTCCCATGATCCGGCCATCGATGCGCGCATCCTGTGGCCGAAGGCGGAGTGGGTGCAACTGTGGCGCAGCGGCAGGCGCATCGAGTTGTGGCGCCGCGTGCGCGCCCTGCGTGCCGAACTGCGCGGCCATCATTTCGATACCGTGCTCGACCTGCAGGGGCTGCTCAAGAGCGGCGTGCTGGCCTGGCTGTCGGGCGCGCCGACCCGCATCGGTCTCGGGTCGCGCGAGGGCAGCCAATGGCTGATGACCCGCGTGGTGCCGCGCGGCGGCGACGTCGCCCGCATTTCGTCCGAATACCTGCACCTGGCGCAGCAACTCGAACTTGACACCGGCGACTTCATGCCGGCGCTGCATGTGGCACCCGAGGCCGATGCGCGCGCGCAGGCATTGCTGACCGAATACGGTCTGGTGCCGGGTCGTTACGCCGTGTTCGCCGCCTTCACGACGCGGCCGCAGAAGCACTGGTTCGAAGACGCCTGGCAAACGCTGGCTGCGAAGCTGGTGGCGCAGACCGGGCTCACGCCGGTGCTGCTGGGTGGGCCAGCCGATGCGCACGCGGCGGCCAGCATCGCCGCCGGTGCGCCCGGCCTGATCAATCTGGTCGGGCGGACGAAGCTGCCTGAAGCGGCGGCGCTGGTGCGCAGTGCCGGTTTGCTGGTCGGCGTCGATACCGGCCTCACGCACATGGGCATCGCGTTTTCGGTGCCGACCGTGGCCATTTTCGGTTCCACCTGCCCGTATACGAACACCGGCCGCGCCAATGCCCTCGTAATCTGGCTCGGCATGAGCTGTTCGCCGTGCCGGCGCAATCCGACCTGCGGTGGCGCCTGGACCTGCCTGCGCGACATCACACCGGAGCGGGTGCTGGAAGACGTTGCCCGGGTGCGATCCGCATGA
- the trmB gene encoding tRNA (guanine(46)-N(7))-methyltransferase TrmB, with product MDGSHTAPCIGRSRLPDSVQTGPHDHLAALIARRARGEFRKPVAAYSAAAFAGFTRTCDPARALIVDSGCGVGESTRHLAERFADHFVLGIDQSADRLSRAPALPGNALLLRADMTDIWLLLQRHACRPARQYMLYPNPWPKIGQLARRWPAHPVFPVVLELGGVIECRSNWRIYVEEFALAARLIAGLEAGVEPFTTDAPMTPFERKYLASGHALYRCVLNAGAAS from the coding sequence GTGGACGGTTCCCACACGGCGCCTTGCATCGGCAGGTCGCGCCTTCCCGACAGTGTCCAGACCGGCCCGCACGATCATCTTGCAGCGCTGATCGCGCGCCGCGCGCGCGGCGAATTCCGCAAGCCGGTCGCGGCCTACAGTGCTGCGGCGTTCGCAGGTTTTACGCGCACCTGCGATCCGGCGCGTGCGCTGATCGTCGACAGTGGCTGCGGGGTCGGCGAAAGCACGCGGCACCTGGCGGAGCGTTTTGCAGACCACTTCGTGCTCGGCATTGACCAGTCTGCCGACCGTTTGTCGCGCGCCCCCGCGCTGCCCGGCAATGCGCTGCTTCTGCGTGCCGACATGACCGACATCTGGCTGCTGCTGCAGCGCCACGCCTGCCGCCCGGCGCGCCAGTACATGCTCTATCCGAACCCGTGGCCGAAGATCGGGCAGCTGGCGCGACGCTGGCCGGCGCATCCGGTGTTTCCGGTCGTGCTGGAGTTGGGCGGCGTCATCGAGTGCCGCAGCAACTGGCGCATCTATGTCGAAGAGTTCGCACTGGCCGCACGGCTGATCGCAGGCCTCGAAGCGGGGGTCGAGCCCTTCACGACCGATGCGCCGATGACGCCGTTCGAGCGCAAATACCTGGCGAGCGGACATGCGCTGTACCGCTGCGTGCTGAATGCGGGCGCCGCTTCGTGA
- a CDS encoding polysialyltransferase family glycosyltransferase yields MSDHRTVAVYFVASPLQYLAARRIASDIERDAKQVLVWYKPGMKAVVDPSEWDACTYMPWPRWEPLPGWFGRHRRLRANIDLVAGLVGRCDTLLLHSAVFDTEAINYFLHALPRRAGAREMHARILPDGLISIRRYPLSLAKRLMQRLRLLRSLFAPELRYACFAGDRIGSDADFCDCIYVVRGLPHQYPAEKIRALPPLVEPAGADGTALAASRRALVIGQPLVGFALLQKDRLPAMTAAIRSWLDRQGITDIDYKAHPKDPEHELRHPDYRLIEPDCALEVHMARTPYDAVVGVRSSALLFARQIYPQTVPVVAFGWNDVLFKSEQERSDMRNAFEQCGVRFA; encoded by the coding sequence ATGTCAGATCACCGAACGGTTGCCGTCTATTTTGTCGCATCCCCCCTGCAGTACCTGGCTGCCCGGCGCATTGCCAGCGACATCGAGCGCGATGCGAAGCAGGTGCTGGTCTGGTACAAGCCGGGCATGAAGGCAGTCGTGGATCCGTCCGAATGGGATGCCTGCACCTACATGCCCTGGCCGCGCTGGGAGCCCTTGCCCGGCTGGTTCGGGCGGCACCGCCGGCTGCGCGCAAACATCGATCTGGTGGCCGGGCTGGTCGGGCGATGCGACACCTTGCTGCTGCACAGCGCAGTTTTCGACACCGAAGCGATCAATTACTTCCTGCATGCGCTGCCGCGGCGGGCCGGTGCACGCGAAATGCATGCTCGCATCCTGCCCGACGGCCTGATCAGCATCCGGCGTTACCCGCTGTCGCTCGCGAAGCGGCTGATGCAGCGGCTGCGCTTGCTGCGCAGCCTGTTCGCGCCGGAATTGCGCTATGCCTGCTTCGCCGGCGATCGCATCGGTTCGGATGCCGACTTCTGCGACTGCATATATGTAGTGCGCGGATTGCCGCACCAGTATCCGGCGGAGAAGATCCGGGCGCTGCCGCCGCTGGTCGAGCCAGCAGGCGCTGACGGTACGGCATTGGCGGCGTCGCGGCGTGCACTGGTCATCGGTCAGCCACTGGTCGGCTTCGCATTGCTGCAGAAGGACCGGCTGCCTGCGATGACGGCAGCCATTCGTTCGTGGCTGGACCGTCAGGGCATCACGGATATCGATTACAAGGCGCATCCCAAGGATCCGGAACACGAACTGCGCCACCCGGACTACCGGCTCATCGAGCCGGACTGCGCGCTCGAGGTGCATATGGCACGAACGCCTTACGACGCAGTCGTGGGTGTACGTTCCAGCGCACTGCTGTTCGCGCGGCAGATCTATCCGCAGACCGTGCCGGTCGTTGCCTTTGGCTGGAATGACGTGCTTTTCAAGAGCGAGCAGGAAAGGTCGGATATGAGGAACGCCTTCGAACAGTGCGGAGTGCGCTTCGCATGA
- a CDS encoding glycosyltransferase: MKVLHVEAGKHYYGGARQVAYIVEGLARRGVTNVLACPPGAGIAAACAGHAQVVEMKMGGDADAGMALRLAALIRETRPDIVHLHSRRGADLWGGVAARLTGTRCVLSRRVDNPEARWLVALKYRLFDHVITISEGIRQVLLSEGLAAHRASCVRSAVDATPYLEPVDAAAFRCEFDLPPDARVIGVVAQMIPRKGHRYMIDAADALRAAHPDVRVLFFGQGPLHDALEAEVRARGLADVIRFAGFRNDLPRWLGGLDILAHPADMEGLGVSLLQASAAAVPIVTCRAGGLPEAVADGVSGLLIEPGDVAALTAALRRLLDDPPLRHRLGAAGRARILADFSVDAMVDGNLTVYRRVLEQE; this comes from the coding sequence ATGAAGGTGCTGCATGTCGAGGCCGGCAAGCACTACTACGGTGGCGCCCGCCAGGTCGCCTACATCGTCGAGGGGCTGGCGCGGCGCGGCGTGACGAATGTGCTCGCCTGCCCGCCCGGCGCGGGTATCGCCGCCGCGTGCGCCGGTCACGCGCAGGTGGTCGAAATGAAGATGGGCGGCGATGCCGACGCCGGCATGGCATTGCGGCTGGCCGCGCTGATCCGCGAGACGCGCCCCGACATCGTGCATCTGCACAGCCGGCGCGGTGCCGATCTTTGGGGCGGCGTCGCAGCGCGGCTGACCGGCACGCGCTGCGTGCTGTCGCGCCGGGTGGACAACCCGGAAGCGCGCTGGCTGGTCGCGCTGAAGTACCGGCTGTTCGACCATGTCATCACGATTTCCGAAGGTATCCGTCAGGTGCTGCTGTCGGAAGGGCTGGCGGCTCACCGGGCCAGCTGCGTGCGCAGCGCGGTCGATGCCACGCCTTATCTTGAGCCGGTCGACGCGGCCGCCTTCCGGTGCGAATTCGACCTGCCGCCCGACGCACGGGTGATCGGCGTCGTGGCACAGATGATTCCGCGCAAGGGCCATCGCTACATGATCGATGCAGCCGATGCGCTGCGCGCGGCCCACCCGGATGTGCGGGTGCTGTTTTTCGGCCAGGGGCCGCTGCATGACGCGCTCGAAGCCGAGGTGCGGGCGCGCGGACTGGCCGATGTCATCCGCTTCGCCGGCTTCCGCAACGATCTGCCGCGCTGGCTTGGTGGACTGGACATACTCGCCCATCCGGCCGACATGGAGGGGCTGGGTGTGTCGCTGCTGCAGGCATCGGCCGCCGCGGTGCCCATCGTGACCTGCCGTGCCGGCGGTCTGCCCGAAGCGGTAGCCGACGGTGTCAGTGGCCTGCTGATCGAACCGGGCGATGTGGCGGCACTCACCGCCGCACTGCGTCGCCTGCTGGATGACCCGCCGCTGCGCCACCGCCTCGGCGCAGCCGGCCGGGCGCGCATACTGGCCGACTTTTCGGTCGACGCGATGGTGGACGGCAATCTGACCGTCTATCGTCGCGTGCTTGAACAGGAATGA